One window of the Xiphias gladius isolate SHS-SW01 ecotype Sanya breed wild chromosome 11, ASM1685928v1, whole genome shotgun sequence genome contains the following:
- the nphp1 gene encoding nephrocystin-1 isoform X2 — MPPKRKGPLQLVQREVDEIKKQVDSLVKDVRSRREPTEEAFRRCQELQMSAEKTLRTLKKLTKADEPAPVGNYDQRKLEEERRLQNNLEHLNTLSLELSPPGPSTAAGDVSKEDSEDDDDEDSNDDDDDDEDGDEDEDEKRAVKPPSQSDSRIYTALSDFKGEQEGDLSVQRGEVLRIIRKTADGWWLAQDTKGNRGVVPKTYLKIGSGVDDEEDNDDDDQDDGDEDENEEESSEEQEEQDEDEELTDDRDKQRASHSNWSTVRKALTEIDATDVLSAMGAIPSGFRPSTLNKLLVEEGVTYRGSHHIQPKLSQSQLSFKDLFLDPDTGRVRARQVRTCVCFTLWSCRMIPTPGVGVQVLSRHVRLCAFDGTQVLSNIHTVRATYNSKSPKTWSFSPRMTGILPTLLDGDCFLRCDSASPDLGILFELGVTFIRNSTGERGDLSCGWAFLKLTDDTGNPIPNRTYELPVNGGTPYEKDVAVEASVPRGSPAGVFQQILQARRQPKLIVKLKSANSRTRTQLSLLPDTLLHCLSCIHLLALHRQLLADTLLMDRPTMQNADLICSPILSTFPVLLDQPDLLDALRGAWLDADTNMSRAQKRDSSVLKQEFVKVYMSSVYFLLHSPSLPCHRWADPPSEEQRARVIYATLDSLKHAQHTTSLSGGLEVFVDPKHSHQAFDVTELTFDLLQVAR, encoded by the exons ATGccaccaaaaagaaaaggaccTTTGCAACTTGTCCAGAGAGAAGTGGACGAAATCAAAAAACAG GTTGACAGTCTGGTGAAGGATGTGCGGAGTCGGCGCGAACCCACTGAAGAGGCATTTCGGAG ATGTCAAGAGCTGCAGATGTCGGCAGAGAAGACACTACGGACGCTGAAGAAACTGACAAAG GCTGATGAGCCAGCTCCGGTGGGAAACTACGATCAGAGGAAACTGGAAGAGGAGAGACGCCTGCAGAACAACTTGGAGCATCTGAACACGCTCTCTCTGGAGCTTTCACCACCGGGACCGAGCACTGCTGCAGG TGATGTTTCAAAAGAAGATagtgaggatgatgatgatgaagacagtaacgatgatgatgatgatgatgaggatggtgatgaggatgaagatgagaagCGAGCTGTGAAACCGCCCTCTCAGTCAGACTCTCGCATCTACACAGCCCTCAGTGATTTCAAAGGAGAGCAGGAAGGAGATCTGTCTGTTCAG AGGGGAGAGGTATTGAGGATTATCAGGAAGACAGCAGATGGATGGTGGCTGGCTCAGGATACTAAGGGCAACAGAGGAGTGGTTCCAAAAACCTACCTGAAG attggCTCTGGTGTTGACGATGAAGAAGACAATGACGACGATGACCAGGACGACggtgatgaagatgaaaatgagGAGGAGTCAtcagaggagcaggaagagcaagatgaagatgaagaacTGACTGATGACCGTGACAAACAGAG GGCTTCACATTCCAACTGGTCTACTGTGAGAAAGGCTCTGACTGAG attgATGCAACAGATGTGCTCTCTGCCATGGGGGCTATACCTTCAGGGTTCAGACCATCAACTCTCAATAAACTGCTGGTGGAGGAAG gTGTAACATACAGAGGAAGTCACCATATTCAGCCTAagctcagccaatcacagctctCGTTTAAAGACCTCTTTCTGGACCCAGACACTGGCAGG GTTCGTGCGCGGCAGGTCCGGACTTGTGTCTGTTTCACTTTGTGGAGCTGCAGGATGATTCCCACCCCTGGGGTTGGAGTTCAGGTTCTCAGTAGACACGTCCGCCTCTGCGCCTTTGATGGAACTCAG GTGCTGAGTAACATCCACACAGTGAGGGCAACCTACAACTCCAAGAGCCCCAAGACCTGGAGCTTCTCTCCAAGG ATGACAGGTATCCTACCCACCCTCCTAGACGGAGACTGTTTCCTACGCTGCGACTCTGCGTCTCCTGACCTCGGTATCCTCTTTGAACTGGGAGTCACCTTTATACGGAAT tctACAGGTGAGAGAGGAGACCTGAGCTGTGGCTGGGCTTTCCTCAAACTGACCGATGACACTGGAAATCCAATCCCCAATAG GACCTATGAGTTGCCAGTGAACGGTGGCACTCCCTATGAGAAGGATGTAGCAGTGGAGGCTTCAGTCCCCAGAGGAT ctccagCTGGTGTTTTCCAGCAGATACTGCAGGCCAGGCGGCAGCCTAAACTGATTGTAAAGTTGAAATCAGCCAACAGCCGGACCAGAACGCAGCTCAG TCTCCTCCCAGACACTCTGCTGCACTGTTTGAGCTGCATCCACCTGCTGGCTCTGCACAGACAGCTGCTAGCTGATACACTACTGATGGACAGGCCGACCATGCAGAATGCAG aTCTGATATGCAGTCCTATACTTTCTACCTTCCCTGTGCTGTTGGACCAACCAGACCTGCTGGATGCCCTCAGG GGTGCCTGGTTGGATGCTGACACCAATATGAGCAGAGCAcagaag AGAGACTCGTCTGTTCTGAAACAGGAGTTTGTTAAAGTCTACATGTCGTCCGTCTATTTCCTCCTTCACTCGCCCTCGCTGCCCTGTCATCGCTGGGCTGACCCTCCCTCAGAGGAGCAGCGGGCCAGAGTCATTTACGCCACCCTGGATTCTCTCAAACACGCCCAGCACACCACGAGCCTATCAGGTGGTCTAGAGGTTTTTGTTGACCCTAAGCACTCTCATCAAGCCTTTGATGTCACagagctgacctttgacctccttcAAGTAGCACGGTAA
- the nphp1 gene encoding nephrocystin-1 isoform X1 yields MPPKRKGPLQLVQREVDEIKKQVDSLVKDVRSRREPTEEAFRRCQELQMSAEKTLRTLKKLTKADEPAPVGNYDQRKLEEERRLQNNLEHLNTLSLELSPPGPSTAAGDVSKEDSEDDDDEDSNDDDDDDEDGDEDEDEKRAVKPPSQSDSRIYTALSDFKGEQEGDLSVQRGEVLRIIRKTADGWWLAQDTKGNRGVVPKTYLKIGSGVDDEEDNDDDDQDDGDEDENEEESSEEQEEQDEDEELTDDRDKQSRASHSNWSTVRKALTEIDATDVLSAMGAIPSGFRPSTLNKLLVEEGVTYRGSHHIQPKLSQSQLSFKDLFLDPDTGRVRARQVRTCVCFTLWSCRMIPTPGVGVQVLSRHVRLCAFDGTQVLSNIHTVRATYNSKSPKTWSFSPRMTGILPTLLDGDCFLRCDSASPDLGILFELGVTFIRNSTGERGDLSCGWAFLKLTDDTGNPIPNRTYELPVNGGTPYEKDVAVEASVPRGSPAGVFQQILQARRQPKLIVKLKSANSRTRTQLSLLPDTLLHCLSCIHLLALHRQLLADTLLMDRPTMQNADLICSPILSTFPVLLDQPDLLDALRGAWLDADTNMSRAQKRDSSVLKQEFVKVYMSSVYFLLHSPSLPCHRWADPPSEEQRARVIYATLDSLKHAQHTTSLSGGLEVFVDPKHSHQAFDVTELTFDLLQVAR; encoded by the exons ATGccaccaaaaagaaaaggaccTTTGCAACTTGTCCAGAGAGAAGTGGACGAAATCAAAAAACAG GTTGACAGTCTGGTGAAGGATGTGCGGAGTCGGCGCGAACCCACTGAAGAGGCATTTCGGAG ATGTCAAGAGCTGCAGATGTCGGCAGAGAAGACACTACGGACGCTGAAGAAACTGACAAAG GCTGATGAGCCAGCTCCGGTGGGAAACTACGATCAGAGGAAACTGGAAGAGGAGAGACGCCTGCAGAACAACTTGGAGCATCTGAACACGCTCTCTCTGGAGCTTTCACCACCGGGACCGAGCACTGCTGCAGG TGATGTTTCAAAAGAAGATagtgaggatgatgatgatgaagacagtaacgatgatgatgatgatgatgaggatggtgatgaggatgaagatgagaagCGAGCTGTGAAACCGCCCTCTCAGTCAGACTCTCGCATCTACACAGCCCTCAGTGATTTCAAAGGAGAGCAGGAAGGAGATCTGTCTGTTCAG AGGGGAGAGGTATTGAGGATTATCAGGAAGACAGCAGATGGATGGTGGCTGGCTCAGGATACTAAGGGCAACAGAGGAGTGGTTCCAAAAACCTACCTGAAG attggCTCTGGTGTTGACGATGAAGAAGACAATGACGACGATGACCAGGACGACggtgatgaagatgaaaatgagGAGGAGTCAtcagaggagcaggaagagcaagatgaagatgaagaacTGACTGATGACCGTGACAAACAGAG CAGGGCTTCACATTCCAACTGGTCTACTGTGAGAAAGGCTCTGACTGAG attgATGCAACAGATGTGCTCTCTGCCATGGGGGCTATACCTTCAGGGTTCAGACCATCAACTCTCAATAAACTGCTGGTGGAGGAAG gTGTAACATACAGAGGAAGTCACCATATTCAGCCTAagctcagccaatcacagctctCGTTTAAAGACCTCTTTCTGGACCCAGACACTGGCAGG GTTCGTGCGCGGCAGGTCCGGACTTGTGTCTGTTTCACTTTGTGGAGCTGCAGGATGATTCCCACCCCTGGGGTTGGAGTTCAGGTTCTCAGTAGACACGTCCGCCTCTGCGCCTTTGATGGAACTCAG GTGCTGAGTAACATCCACACAGTGAGGGCAACCTACAACTCCAAGAGCCCCAAGACCTGGAGCTTCTCTCCAAGG ATGACAGGTATCCTACCCACCCTCCTAGACGGAGACTGTTTCCTACGCTGCGACTCTGCGTCTCCTGACCTCGGTATCCTCTTTGAACTGGGAGTCACCTTTATACGGAAT tctACAGGTGAGAGAGGAGACCTGAGCTGTGGCTGGGCTTTCCTCAAACTGACCGATGACACTGGAAATCCAATCCCCAATAG GACCTATGAGTTGCCAGTGAACGGTGGCACTCCCTATGAGAAGGATGTAGCAGTGGAGGCTTCAGTCCCCAGAGGAT ctccagCTGGTGTTTTCCAGCAGATACTGCAGGCCAGGCGGCAGCCTAAACTGATTGTAAAGTTGAAATCAGCCAACAGCCGGACCAGAACGCAGCTCAG TCTCCTCCCAGACACTCTGCTGCACTGTTTGAGCTGCATCCACCTGCTGGCTCTGCACAGACAGCTGCTAGCTGATACACTACTGATGGACAGGCCGACCATGCAGAATGCAG aTCTGATATGCAGTCCTATACTTTCTACCTTCCCTGTGCTGTTGGACCAACCAGACCTGCTGGATGCCCTCAGG GGTGCCTGGTTGGATGCTGACACCAATATGAGCAGAGCAcagaag AGAGACTCGTCTGTTCTGAAACAGGAGTTTGTTAAAGTCTACATGTCGTCCGTCTATTTCCTCCTTCACTCGCCCTCGCTGCCCTGTCATCGCTGGGCTGACCCTCCCTCAGAGGAGCAGCGGGCCAGAGTCATTTACGCCACCCTGGATTCTCTCAAACACGCCCAGCACACCACGAGCCTATCAGGTGGTCTAGAGGTTTTTGTTGACCCTAAGCACTCTCATCAAGCCTTTGATGTCACagagctgacctttgacctccttcAAGTAGCACGGTAA
- the zgc:65997 gene encoding C-factor yields MASPIALIQGASRGLGLEFCKYILKNKTPAAVIATCRNPDGAAELRGLAGQHPGRLTVLRLDVNREEDIRGAAERVKESFGRLDLIVNSSAILHPSGKGETSLRDVSAQGVISTLTTNTVGPLVMAKYFAPLLQKGVGGFGQQPAEKAKQHSGIIVNMTAKVGSIGDNGLGGWYSYRMSKAALNMASRNLSIELGRSRPKVVCVSLHPGTVNTDLSRPYHKNVPKDKLFSAEHSVSCLMSIIDTLNIEKTGKAYNWDGTELPW; encoded by the exons ATGGCGTCCCCCATCGCTCTCATCCAAGGGGCCAGCAGAGGACTGGGGCTTGAATTCTGCAAATAcatcttgaaaaacaaaacgcCCGCGGCCGTTATAGCGACATGCCGAAACCCGGACGGAGCGGCCGAGCTGCGGGGCCTGGCCGGTCAGCACCCGGGCAGACTGACGGTGCTCAGGCTGGACGTGAACCGGGAGGAGGACATCCGCGGGGCTGCGGAGCGGGTTAAGGAGAGCTTCGGTCGGCTGGATCTGATTGTCAACTCGTCGGCGATTCTTCATCCCTCCGGGAAAGGAGAGACCAGCCTAAGGGATGTTTCTGCTCAG GGTGTCATTTCCACCTTGACGACCAACACAGTGGGTCCACTGGTTATGGCAAAGTATTTTGCCCCGCTCCTTCAGAAGGGTGTTGGTGGTTTCGGTCAACAGCCCGCAGAGAAAGCCAAGCAGCACAGCGGCATCATCGTCAACATGACTGCCAAAGTTGGATCCATTGGCGACAACG GTCTTGGGGGTTGGTACAGCTACAGGATGTCTAAAGCAGCTCTCAACATGGCCAGCAGGAATCTGTCTATAGAGCTGGGCCGCAGTCGACCCAAG gtggtgtgtgtgtccttacaCCCAGGAACGGTAAACACAGACCTCTCCCGGCCATATCACAAGAATGTGCCTAAAGACAAGTTGTTCAGTGCCGAACACTCTGTGAGCTGTCTGATGAGCATCATAGACACACTGAATATCGAAAAGACTGGCAAGGCGTACAACTGGGACGGGACTGAACTTCCTTGGTAG
- the LOC120796555 gene encoding myelin and lymphocyte protein-like has product MASSTSSDVLPTGGRIFTSIPDVFFIPEFVFGGLVWILVASTRVSPDNPLGWVMFVSVFCFVVTTLWFFIFLCGANQSSIWPSLDVGYHFVAVVFYLSASVDLAYVTILRAALTNLPPADENLKMYRLDIAAVVMSYVATLLYFLHAIFSAIRWKRS; this is encoded by the exons ATGGCTTCCAGCACCTCCAGTGATGTTCTGCCCACAGGCGGCAGGATCTTCACCTCCATTCCTGACGTGTTCTTCATCCCTGAGTTT GTGTTTGGAGGTTTGGTGTGGATCCTGGTGGCGTCGACGCGCGTCTCCCCGGACAACCCTCTGGGCTGGGTGATGTTTGTGTCCGTCTTCTGCTTCGTGGTGACAACACTCTggttcttcatcttcctctgcgGAGCCAATCAGAGCAGCATCTGGCCCTCCCTG GACGTGGGTTATCATTTTGTGGCCGTGGTTTTCTACCTCAGTGCATCGGTGGATCTGGCATACGTCACCATACTTCGGGCGGCTTTAACGAATCTGCCGCCTGCTGACGAAAATCTCAAAATGTACCGCCTGGATATTGCTGCAGTG GTGATGTCCTATGTGGCCACTCTTCTCTACTTCCTCCATGCCATTTTCTCAGCCATCCGATGGAAGAGGTCCTAA